The following proteins are encoded in a genomic region of Drosophila willistoni isolate 14030-0811.24 chromosome 3R, UCI_dwil_1.1, whole genome shotgun sequence:
- the LOC26529513 gene encoding uncharacterized protein LOC26529513 codes for MRMSFCLLAFFVPIFVFVVVSGRQPNEHYHRYMLSDYRPQHNPRTQMDYKRHKGPVYPTDETHNKNISNTMGPLIKLVASEQTIPLKDLLVRIYINEKFHCMGVVLTEMLVLSAEICFINMSPEKYMVKTSDDRLHEAFKLNTTFYFRRDLELLTVLQFREPVFFPQIENGPFKAMMCNHVLEENSRALLTTYIRWRRSVYTQRTVVLALEECRRRMHDQVGKVFNETMFCVKNQKYTDDCQPTFGNPLIYEGAICGINVLGHNCPKYFGVDAYVHVYNPDDYIINRIEAIRKLRIENAIF; via the coding sequence ATGAGGATGTCATTCTGTTTATTGGCGTTTTTTGTACCTATATTTGTTTTCGTTGTCGTTTCTGGCAGACAGCCTAATGAGCATTATCATCGCTATATGCTCTCCGATTATAGGCCACAGCATAATCCTAGAACCCAAATGGATTATAAACGTCATAAGGGTCCAGTTTATCCCACAGATGAAACGCATAATAAGAATATAAGCAACACCATGGGACCTTTAATTAAACTTGTCGCAAGTGAGCAAACAATTCCCCTAAAGGACCTGCTCGTTCGCATCTATATAAATGAGAAATTTCATTGCATGGGTGTTGTACTAACTGAAATGCTAGTACTATCAGCTGAAATCTGTTTTATAAACATGAGTCCAGAGAAATACATGGTTAAAACATCGGATGATAGACTGCACGaagcttttaaattaaatactactttttattttagaaGAGATCTGGAACTTTTAACTGTGTTGCAATTTCGAGAGCCAGTCTTTTTTCCACAAATAGAAAATGGCCCTTTTAAAGCCATGATGTGTAACCATGTCTTGGAAGAAAACTCACGAGCCCTTCTAACAACCTACATACGTTGGCGTCGCAGTGTCTATACCCAGAGAACTGTGGTTCTTGCATTAGAGGAATGCCGCAGACGTATGCACGATCAGGTGGGTAAGGTATTCAACGAGACAATGTTTTGTGTGAAAAACCAAAAGTACACTGACGATTGCCAGCCAACATTTGGTAATCCACTGATCTATGAAGGCGCAATCTGTGGCATTAATGTCTTGGGTCATAATTGTCCAAAATACTTTGGCGTCGATGCCTATGTTCATGTTTATAATCCCGACGATTATATAATCAATAGAATCGAAGCCATTAGAAAATTAAGAATAGAGAACGCCATATTCTAA
- the LOC26528976 gene encoding uncharacterized protein LOC26528976, translating into MPTFCVLFLLTLVSFNHADESTSTKNKSHRHHKFRYVVGDWRPHFGYHPSHMASDHLYRYQKTKPTTTRIPQVSAIPEVPLDHYVVRLMKEDQLVCSGIIVNQHQVLTATTCSAVTSGLVVKLYDGSTYTVTDHIPGKGYSIGVGVELLTLLNLNTTLEDAFSRAPSICSHRLAMGEIVQLWTWNSRKTGLRKKRVSQIPDRRCKQIINDPEMLVLSNATSCLSNTAWSKTCQPNIGLPYVYKQSFCGLNILGHNCPKASEADVYIRLLDEKRFISEKMNQVRLARLDRFLI; encoded by the coding sequence ATGCCAACATTTtgcgttttatttttactaaCTTTGGTTAGCTTCAACCATGCTGATGAATCAACTTCTACCAAGAATAAGAGCCATCGTCATCACAAGTTCAGATATGTTGTAGGGGACTGGAGGCCACATTTTGGTTACCATCCTAGCCACATGGCCAGTGATCATCTGTATCGTTATCAAAAAACCAAGCCAACCACCACACGCATTCCTCAAGTGTCTGCTATTCCAGAAGTTCCTCTGGATCACTACGTAGTGCGTTTGATGAAAGAGGATCAACTGGTCTGCAGTGGCATCATAGTCAACCAGCATCAGGTATTAACAGCGACAACATGTTCTGCAGTCACCTCGGGGCTTGTGGTAAAACTCTATGACGGCTCTACATATACTGTGACTGATCATATTCCTGGCAAAGGTTACAGTATTGGTGTGGGCGTAGAACTGCTAACGCTGCTAAATCTGAATACGACATTGGAGGATGCGTTTTCAAGGGCACCCTCGATTTGCTCCCATCGTCTGGCTATGGGAGAAATTGTTCAGCTTTGGACATGGAATTCACGCAAGACGGGTCTAAGGAAGAAACGAGTGTCGCAGATACCCGATCGCCGATGCAAACAGATAATCAATGATCCCGAAATGTTGGTCCTGAGCAATGCCACTAGCTGTTTATCAAACACTGCTTGGAGCAAGACATGCCAGCCAAATATTGGTCTACCCTATGTGTATAAGCAAAGTTTTTGCGGCCTAAATATTTTGGGGCACAATTGCCCAAAAGCTAGTGAGGCCGATGTCTATATACGTTTGCTTGATGAGAAACGTTTCATTAGTGAGAAAATGAATCAAGTTCGCTTGGCTCGCCTTGATAGGTttctaatttaa
- the LOC6647963 gene encoding putative polypeptide N-acetylgalactosaminyltransferase 13, whose translation MARNMLRLERMHCCTISILAFVISQILFVWLVMRNNQVDPSTSKLLFHYNLIDKMGWRKFIVGTPDHSKEFYQYNVQLSDKTKILRNLPETRDKSCGSRTYSLPPASQAKVSIVISYHNEARSMLLRTVISLVSRTPEDYFHELILIDDFSEDVNLLKELELLMHEMFAGRRRSPTLIFLRNSQRMGLIWSRNKGVSEASGHYLFFLDSHCEVNDGWLEPLLDRLALNPTRAVSPLVDPIDPSTFGYQQADNELLKGGFDWSLHFHWVPRQLAKGELPQQAYSSPTFAGGILMISREWLLKLQGFNPHLKIWGGESIELAIKLWLCGGQIEIVPCSRIGHIYRSRHAFRFPSLFEDQLVAALMTHLLNSKIIAESWLDEYKYLFYSLKPDAIATVMNYTDQGYDVLSLKKRLQCKTFDWYLDHVYKELKPTNADSSALGTLRNGDRCVQDIDFYPVLVSCYMQNISHWALDRHTGKLSSTEGYCLGGVLDETERKTIVQIDPCLDDKSQYWRRQSTQLVHEQTQLCLDNTIQNQLELSICRQRPIPASQSFQFALEMERQT comes from the exons ATGGCCAGAAATATGTTGCGGCTAGAACGAATGCATTGTTGCACTATTAGTATCTTGGCCTTTGTAATATCACAGATATTGTTTGTGTGGCTAGTGATGCGAAATAATCAAGTAGATCCATCTACAAGCAAG CTTTTGTTTCATTACAATTTGATTGACAAAATGGGATGGCGTAAATTTATAGTCGGTACTCCCGATCATTCAAAAGAATTTTATCAATACAATGTTCAATTAAGCGATAAGACGAAAATTCTACGAAATTTGCCTGAAACAAGAGATAAGAG CTGCGGTAGTCGGACTTATAGTTTACCCCCCGCCTCACAGGCCAAAGTCAGCATTGTTATCAGCTATCACAATGAGGCACGTTCAATGTTATTGAGAACTGTGATATCTCTAGTTAGTCGCACGCCTGAGGACTATTTCCATGAGCTAATCCTTATCGATGATTTCAGTGAAGATG TCAACTTGCTAAAAGAACTTGAACTATTAATGCATGAGATGTTTGCGGGAAGAAGGCGCAGTCCCACACTTATATTCCTACGCAATTCTCAACGAATGGGACTGATTTGGTCACGCAATAAGGGCGTCAGTGAGGCTAGCGGCCATTACTTGTTCTTTCTGGACAGTCATTGTGAGGTCAATGATGGCTGGCTGGAACCCCTGCTGGATCGATTGGCGTTGAACCCGACTCGAGCCGTTAGCCCGCTGGTGGACCCAATTGACCCATCGACCTTCGGCTATCAGCAGGCGGACAATGAGTTACTTAAGGGTGGCTTCGATTGGAGTCTGCACTTTCACTGGGTGCCCCGTCAGCTGGCCAAGGGGGAGCTGCCTCAGCAGGCCTATTCTAGTCCCACATTCGCCGGTGGCATTCTGATGATCTCACGTGAATGGCTGCTCAAGTTACAGGGTTTCAATCCACACTTGAAG ATTTGGGGTGGCGAGTCCATTGAGCTTGCCATTAAATTGTGGCTTTGTGGCGGACAAATTGAGATCGTGCCCTGCAGTCGAATCGGACATATCTATCGCTCTCGCCATGCCTTTCGGTTCCCGTCACTATTCGAGGACCAATTGGTGGCCGCCCTGATGACACATTTGCT CAATTCAAAAATCATAGCTGAGTCTTGGCTGGATGAGTACAAATATTTGTTCTATTCGCTAAAACCAGATGCCATAGCAACCGTTATGAACTACACCGACCAGGGCTACGATGTGCTCTCCCTAAAGAAAAGACTGCAGTGCAAAACCTTCGATTGGTATCTGGACCATGTATATAAGGAGCTTAA GCCAACAAATGCTGACTCAAGTGCCCTGGGCACCTTGCGTAATGGTGATCGGTGTGTACAGGATATTGATTTTTATCCAGTACTGGTTAGCTGCTATATGCAAAATATTAGCCATTGGGCTCTAGATCGTCACACTGGCAAGTTGAGTTCCACTGAAGGCTATTGCCTAGGCGGAGTGCTTGATGAGACGGAAAGAAAGACGATAGTACAAATAGATCCGTGTCTCGATGACAAATCTCAATATTGGCGGCGGCAAAGCACACAACTGGTACATGAGCAAACACAACTTTGCTTGGATAATACGATCCAGAATCAATTAGAGTTAAGCATTTGCCGGCAACGGCCAATCCCTGCCTCTCAATCATTTCAATTTGCATTGGAAATGGAGAGACAAACATAA
- the LOC6647962 gene encoding allatostatin-A receptor encodes MENTTLSALAIWTTSNSLDINLTSLANSNNSSNETSSEMTLEEEMAVQNVVRWLVPFIFGIIALTGFFGNLLVIFVVLLNKNMYSTTNLLIVNLAVADLLFVCFCVPFTATDYVTHHWPFGAIWCRSVQYLIVVTAFASIYTLVLMSIDRFLAVVHPIRSRMLRTEHITKIAIITLWTVVLTISSPVTFTHDVLAGYDNKTDISYSMCMFIENPLLKRSTFQVSFFISAYLLPLMIISGLYVRMIMRLWRQGSGVRMSKESQRGRKRVTRLVVVVVIAFASLWLPVQLILLLKSLNLYHANSMFFVILQIVSQTLAYTSSCINPLLYAFLSDNFRKAFYKAINCSDRYNNYTSDLPPPRKTSCARTSTTGF; translated from the exons ATGGAGAATACAACACTTAGCGCACTTGCCATCTGGACGACCAGCAACAGCCTGGACATAAATCTAACCAGTCTGgccaatagcaacaacagcagcaacgaaACCAGCTCCGAAATGACCTTGGAGGAGGAGATGGCCGTACAGAACGTTGTACGTTGGCTTGTGCCCTTCATTTTCGGCATCATTGCTTTAACCGGATTCTTTGGCAATCTATTGGTCATATTTGTTGTGCTGctcaataaaaatatgtacTCGACAACGAATCTATTGATTGTAAATTTAGCCGTGGCAGATTTGCTATTCGTCTGCTTTTGTGTGCCATTTACAGCAACCGATTATGTTACTCATCATTGGCCATTCGGAGCCATATGGTGCCGCAGTgttcaatatttaattgtgGTCACGGCCTTTGCCTCGATCTATACTCTCGTCCTGATGTCCATCGATCGTTTTCTAGCCGTTGTTCATCCCATACGATCACGTATGCTGCGTACTGAGCATATTACAAAAATTGCCATTATAACACTTTGGACGGTTGTCTTGACCATCTCTTCGCCGGTGACCTTTACTCATGATGTGTTG gCCGGCTATGATAACAAAACGGACATCAGTTATTCCATGTGCATGTTCATTGAGAATCCCCTGTTGAAGAGAAGCACATTTCAGGTTAGTTTCTTCATCTCTGCGTATCTGCTGCCCCTGATGATCATCAGTGGTCTATATGTGCGCATGATAATGCGTCTCTGGCGTCAGGGCAGTGGCGTACGCATGTCCAAGGAATCGCAAAGGGGACGCAAACGGGTCACCAGACTTGTTGTTGTCGTGGTCATAGCTTTTGCCTCACTCTGGCTGCCAGTTCAG cTTATCCTGTTGCTGAAATCATTGAATTTATATCATGCCAATAGCATGTTCTTCGTCATATTGCAGATTGTGTCACAGACATTGGCCTATACCAGCTCGTGCATCAATCCCTTACTCTATGCATTTTTATCTGACAATTTTCGCAAGGCTTTCTACAAG gCTATAAACTGCTCGGATCGGTATAATAATTATACATCTGATTTGCCACCGCCACGAAAGACGTCCTGTGCCCGAACATCGACAACAggattttga